Below is a window of Chryseobacterium indicum DNA.
TGCTTACCAGTTCTTTGTTGGAAAGAGAAGAAAGCTCGGAAGTTTCAATACCCGAAACTTTTTCGTAAACTGCGGGACTTAAAGATTTTTCCAGTCCTGTTAATAAATCAATTAATTCACTTTTTGTTTTCTTGGTGTGGTTTGCTTCCAACACCGACTTTAATGTTTCCATGTTTTGTTGTTTAGGTTATTAAAAATTGATACTGCAAATTTATAGTCGTGTGTAACGAGATATCTCAGTAAATCACCTAAACTTCAACCGTAAAATCACCCAAATAAAAAAAGTAGATTCCCCATCGAGAATCTACTTTTTGCTTTATTTAAAGGATTTTTTTCTTTTTAAATTAGAAAACAATTTAAATTTTTCTGATTATCCGCAATATGTTATAATTAAATGTTGCTCACTGTAATCATTATTATTTTTTACCACAACGTACACTAAGGTTATCCACAAAGCTCACAAATATTGTGTTCCTTGTGAAATCTTTAGCGCTCTTCGCGGTTAAAATCCAAGCATGATAAATAACGGATATCCAAATAAATTTTTATACACATTGTCATTCTGACGAAGGAGAAATCTAAATATTCTTTTTTAGAGATTCTTCACTCCACTTCTGAACTGTGTTCGTAGACTTTCTGTCTATGTTTAGAATGACAAACGTATTACTAATCTTAACTCCTTAAAATTATTCTTAATGGTTAAAATTTAAATTTAATTTGATTTTTTTGCTTTAATCATCGCTTCCAGCGCATCCCACATTTCCTGCGGAATATCTTCCAACATATTAAATTCACCGGCTCCCTGCAACCATTCTCCGCCGTCGATGGTTACGACTTCACCATTCATATAAGCTGAATAATCTGAAACTAAGTAAGCGGCAAGATTTGCCAGTTCCTGATGTTCTCCTACTCTTCTTAAAGGAACTTTCTTTCTCATATCAAATTTTTCCTGCAGATTTCCCGGAAGCAATCTGTCCCATGCTCCTTTTGTAGGAAATGGTCCCGGAGCAATGGCATTGAAACGGATTCCGTATTTTGCCCATTCCACCGCCAAAGATCTCGTCATTGCCAAAACGCCTGCTTTTGCACAAGCCGAAGGAACGACATAAGCAGAACCTGTCCATGCATAAGTCGTTACGATATTCAACACCGTTCCCGAAGTTTTGGAATCGATCCAGTGTTTTCCAACGGAAAGGGTACAGTTTTTTGTTCCTTTTAATACAATATCCAGAATAGAGTCAAAAGCAGAATGGGTGAGTCTTTCTGTAGGAGAAATGAAGTTTCCGGCAGCATTATTAAGAAGGATATCAATTTTTCCGAATTCTTTTAACGCAGCTTCTTTCATGGCTTCTACCTCATCCCAGTTTCTTACGTCACACGCAACGCAAAGAACTTTTCCGCCTGTTTCTTCTTCCAGTTCTTTTGCAGTTCCCTGTAATTTTTCGAGGTTTCTGGACGTGATGACTACTTTTGCGCCCAATTCGAGAAAATATTTGGTCATTGCTTTTCCGAGACCGCTCCCTCCTCCTGTTACAATGGCTACTTTATCTTTTAAAGCTCCTTCACGAAGCATCGGCTGTGTATAAAGACTCATAATTTAGTTATTTAATAGATGAGTAAATTTAATATAAATATTTATTTCCGCAGCGTAAAAAGCTATGCAGGATATAGAATGCAGAAAAAAGCAGATTCAGCCTACCACAAAATCAATAACGAAATATTTTCAATATTTACTAAATTTAATCTCTATAATTTTATTAAAACGTTATATTTAATTCATTAAAATTGTACATTTGTTCAAAATAAAGCATAACTATGCCAAGTCTTACTCCTAAAACTACTGTGCTGGGATTTTCGAATGCTTATCATCTTCTCAGACGCACCACTTATAACATTACGAAAGCAAAAATTCTGGATTTTGCGGCCAAAACTCCACAGCAGGCGCTTGCAGAGTTATTTACGTTCAGCAATCCGGTTCCGCCTTCTCCGCTTAATAACGTGGGTGAAACGATTGTTCCCACGGCTGCAAATCCTACGATTACCGATACACAAAGTACGGCAAACAGCGTGAGGAATGATCTTTACTGGTGGCTTTACAGTGCTTTGAAGGATTCTTCTGCACAACATAAAATTGCTTATTTTCTTCATATTCTTTTTGTAACGGATGATAATGCATCATTCTGGACGAATTATGATTATAAGGAACTTCTAAGATTTCACGCCGGCGGAAGTCTTAAGGAACTGGCATTAAGAATAACACAGAATCCGAGAATGCTTATTTTCCTGAACAATAATGTGAATCTGAGCACAAGTCCCAATCAAAATTACGCAAGAGAGTTTCTGGAATTGTTTACGATTTTAAAGGGACCGCAGATTGCTACGGGAAACTATACCAATTATACTGAAACAGATGTACAACAGGCAGCAAGAGTTTTAACAGGATTCTCTCTAACTTCATCGGTACATCTGGATAAAACAGCAAGACTTAATTCTCTGGATGCGGTAACGAATATTCCGACAGGTCAGGTAAAAGTTAACACGCACGATACAGGAACCAAAACTTTTTCGTCAGCTTTCGGAAATCAGGCAATTTCCGGAGGAAATACAGACGCAACGATTAAAGCTGAGCTTCAGAATTTCATCAACATGATTTTTAATCAGGATGAAACGGCAAAAGCATACTGCAGAAGAATGTATCGCTATTTTGTGGGAAGATTAATTACTCCTGAAATAGAAAACGGCATCATTGTTCCTTTGGCAGCATCTCTTAAAGCAGACAATTACAACATTATCCCTGCGCTTACCACTCTTCTGAAAAGTAAACATTTTTATGACGAAGAAGACAGCATCACGGGAGATCAGACCATTGGAAACATGGTAAGAAATCCGGTAGAGCTGTATCTTCATATGTTTTCGCTTCTCAGCCTTCAGGTTCCAATGTATGAAGTAAATCCTTCTGCAATACACAGTCTCATGAGCGTAGTTGGTAATTTTTCTTCCAATATGGGAATGCCTGTCTTCAATCCGCAATCGGTAAACGGATATGCAGGATATTACAGCAGCCCGAATTATGATAAAAACTGGATTACCACTTCATCCCTGAGAATTCGTTACAACAATACAATAGATTATTTCATCAACGGTCTTACTTACAACGGCTTTACATTTAAACTGAATAATGCATCCTTCGTAAAAGACAGCGGCTATTTTTCAAACCCGGGAAATGCAAATACGCTGATAACAGAATTTCTCCAGATGATGTTTGTGGAAGTTCCGGACGGCACACGCTACGATTATTTTAAAAGTGTTTTCCTAAGCAATCTAAGTCCTATAAACTGGCAGAACGAATGGAATAATTACATTAATACAGGAAATTCCAATAATGTAAAAATCCCGATAGACAGGCTGGTAAAAGCCATCATTAAATCTCCTGAATTCCAAACAATTTAAGACCATGAACAGAAAAGATTTTTTAAAATTAATATCTCTTGCAGGTGTGGGAGCGCCATTTTACCTCAACGGAATGCCTTCAAGGTTTATGAATCAGTTTTTGGATTTTCAGCTTAACTGTGATACGGTTAATGACCGTTCTCTGGTTATTTTAAGACTTGCAGGAGCAAATGACGGTCTTAATACAGTAATCCCGATCAGCCAGTACAGTACGTATGCCGCTCTGCGTCCCAACATAAAAATTGCCAGTTCAGGAACCGGAAGCTATATTCCGTTAGACAGTACGGTATCTTCCGGCAAACTTGTAGGACTTAATCCTTCCATGACGGGTTTCAAAAGTTTATATGATTCAGGCAAATTGCTTTTAATGAACGGAGTTGGCTATCCGAACCCGAATTATTCGCATTTCCGGTCAGAAAATCTTATGTTTGCGGGAAAAGACGGTACAGCAAGTAATGATCTGCTTGATGGTATTTTCGGAAGATATCTCGGTGCATTGTATCCGGGACTTGCCGGAAATCCTACGACCCTGAATCCTGATCCCCTCGCCATACAAATGGGAAACCTTAACCCATGTCTGTTTTATGAACATACAACGGAAAAGAATATTGAATATAATATGACGGGATTTCAGTCGAGTGTATTCAGTAATCTCAATTTAATAAATTCTGAATATAATGACCTTTTGGATTATATAAAAGGAATTGCTACAAGTATGGACGCATATTATGACAGAGTGATGCAGGTTTTTAATGCCGGAAATAATTCCACGACCACTTATCCTAATTCATCGCTGGGCAAACAGCTGAAAACGGTGGCAAGAATGATTAAAGGAGGAAGCAAGACAAAAATTTTTCAGGTTAATTTAAGCGGATTCGATACCCACGTAAGCCAGGTACAGACCGGAAGTACACATTTGGGAAACCACGCGAATCTCTTGGCCGATATTTCCAATTCTGTTGCTGCATTTCAGGATGATATTCAGCAACTGGGAATTGCAGATAAAATTATGACGGTTACCTTCAGTGAATTCGGGAGACAGGTTCGCGAAAACGGAAGTATCGGAACCGATCATGGAGATCTTGCTCCGTTTTTCGTCATTGGAAATGCCGCCGCAGCGGGAATTTTGGGAGATCATCCCGTATTTACGAATCAGACAAGTTTTTACTATAATCAGAGTGAAAGAAGATATGATTACCGGCAGATTTTTGCCTCTCTTCTTCAGGACTGGCTTGGAGCAAGCACAAGTCTGATGATTACTTCGGAACTTGATTATTACGTTACGGGAAATCAAAAAGTGGATGTCATTAAAAATTCACAAAAAGCCAATGCAGTATGTTCAACTTTGGGAGCAGCCAATGTGGTTTCAGATAAAGGAATTAAAGTATATCCGGTTCCGGCAAGCCAGTTTGTGTATGTGGAATTTGAAAACAGAACATCGGGAAATATAAGATATCAGTTAATGGATATGAGCGGAAGGGTGATTTTCAGTTCATCAGAAAAACCAGTATCCAACCGTATTGAAATTAATGTTTCGGGAATTCCTGAAGGAAATTATATGTTGAAAATTAATACGGATTCTGAAGAAATGAGCAGAAAAATTATTGTTTCGCACCATTAGAAGTTGAGCCTGTTCAAACTTTTTATTTAACCACAAAAGGTACAAAAGATGACTAAACTTTTATTTAAAGCTGATCATTATAAATGAAAAAGTTCACAATAGTTTTTAAAAATCTTTGATTTTTATTCTTTTGAGCGCTTTGAATATTATTGAAATTAGCTTTAACGCTTTAACATTGTCTTTTGTGCCTTTTGTGGTTAATTCTGAAATTAGTTTAAACAGATTTTAAATCAAAAACAGCCCGACAATTTCTGTCGGGCTGTTTTTATATTGAACAAGATTAAATTTATTCAGATTATGAAGCAACAACCGTACCTTTAAAAGAAAGAGTCTTTGGAGTTTTGCTGTCGCTTGTGGTAACATTTACCGTTTTCATGAACGGACCCGCTGCTGCAGCGTTGTAGCTTGCTTCTACAAATCCTTTTTTACCCGGAAGAATAGGCGTTTTTGTATAATCCGCTGTTGTACATCCGCAAGAAGGTGCTACATTTTCGATAATGATAGGCTTCTTCGAAGTATTTGTAAATTCGAATCTGATGGTTTTTGGTTTTCCCTGAGGAATATTTCCAACATCAATAGATTCTGATTTCCATGTAACGTCTGTAAGAATTCTTACAACCGGATTATTATCTGTCGGAAGTGTATTTGCAAAAAACGGAGAAAATGCCAAAACAGCTAATAATGCTGAAATTTTTAAATTTTTCATGAGTATAAATTTTAATAATTAAAAAAAACCGATTTATTTTTGTTTTCACAAATGTATGATGAATATTTGTATTAATCCTGTTAAGCGGTCTCAAACATTTGTTAATAAGTTGTTAACGATCAGAAATTAATAGATATTTTTGGATATTATTGTTCCTGTAAATGGAAATAAAGAAACTCAATATTATTATAACGCTTGGTTTTGTTGCTATTATCGGAATTCTGATAGCACAGCTTTTATGGACACGACAGGCTTATAATCTTGAAGACAAGAAATTCAATCAGACTGTAAACATTGCTTTACTGGAAGTGGTTGAAAAGCTTTCCGGCGGAAAAACTTCCTTTACCGAAAGCCCCGTTCAAAATATTTCCAATGATTATTATGTGGTAAATATCAATAATGAATTCCATCCTGAACTGCTTGAACATTATCTGAAAACTGAATTCACACGTTTTCAAATTAATACGGATTATGTTTACGCTTTATATAACTGCCACAGCGACCAGATGATTTACGGAAAATTCGTATCGAAACATCAGGAAAGCCCGAATGAAAAAGTGATTAAATTTCCGAAGCATAAAAATCTGGTGTATTATTTCTCCATCCGTTTTCCGGATAAAACCACCTATCTTATCAGCTCTTTACGCTTCTGGTATGTTCTTA
It encodes the following:
- a CDS encoding SDR family oxidoreductase, translated to MSLYTQPMLREGALKDKVAIVTGGGSGLGKAMTKYFLELGAKVVITSRNLEKLQGTAKELEEETGGKVLCVACDVRNWDEVEAMKEAALKEFGKIDILLNNAAGNFISPTERLTHSAFDSILDIVLKGTKNCTLSVGKHWIDSKTSGTVLNIVTTYAWTGSAYVVPSACAKAGVLAMTRSLAVEWAKYGIRFNAIAPGPFPTKGAWDRLLPGNLQEKFDMRKKVPLRRVGEHQELANLAAYLVSDYSAYMNGEVVTIDGGEWLQGAGEFNMLEDIPQEMWDALEAMIKAKKSN
- a CDS encoding DUF1800 family protein yields the protein MPSLTPKTTVLGFSNAYHLLRRTTYNITKAKILDFAAKTPQQALAELFTFSNPVPPSPLNNVGETIVPTAANPTITDTQSTANSVRNDLYWWLYSALKDSSAQHKIAYFLHILFVTDDNASFWTNYDYKELLRFHAGGSLKELALRITQNPRMLIFLNNNVNLSTSPNQNYAREFLELFTILKGPQIATGNYTNYTETDVQQAARVLTGFSLTSSVHLDKTARLNSLDAVTNIPTGQVKVNTHDTGTKTFSSAFGNQAISGGNTDATIKAELQNFINMIFNQDETAKAYCRRMYRYFVGRLITPEIENGIIVPLAASLKADNYNIIPALTTLLKSKHFYDEEDSITGDQTIGNMVRNPVELYLHMFSLLSLQVPMYEVNPSAIHSLMSVVGNFSSNMGMPVFNPQSVNGYAGYYSSPNYDKNWITTSSLRIRYNNTIDYFINGLTYNGFTFKLNNASFVKDSGYFSNPGNANTLITEFLQMMFVEVPDGTRYDYFKSVFLSNLSPINWQNEWNNYINTGNSNNVKIPIDRLVKAIIKSPEFQTI
- a CDS encoding DUF1501 domain-containing protein — translated: MNRKDFLKLISLAGVGAPFYLNGMPSRFMNQFLDFQLNCDTVNDRSLVILRLAGANDGLNTVIPISQYSTYAALRPNIKIASSGTGSYIPLDSTVSSGKLVGLNPSMTGFKSLYDSGKLLLMNGVGYPNPNYSHFRSENLMFAGKDGTASNDLLDGIFGRYLGALYPGLAGNPTTLNPDPLAIQMGNLNPCLFYEHTTEKNIEYNMTGFQSSVFSNLNLINSEYNDLLDYIKGIATSMDAYYDRVMQVFNAGNNSTTTYPNSSLGKQLKTVARMIKGGSKTKIFQVNLSGFDTHVSQVQTGSTHLGNHANLLADISNSVAAFQDDIQQLGIADKIMTVTFSEFGRQVRENGSIGTDHGDLAPFFVIGNAAAAGILGDHPVFTNQTSFYYNQSERRYDYRQIFASLLQDWLGASTSLMITSELDYYVTGNQKVDVIKNSQKANAVCSTLGAANVVSDKGIKVYPVPASQFVYVEFENRTSGNIRYQLMDMSGRVIFSSSEKPVSNRIEINVSGIPEGNYMLKINTDSEEMSRKIIVSHH
- a CDS encoding DUF1573 domain-containing protein; this translates as MKNLKISALLAVLAFSPFFANTLPTDNNPVVRILTDVTWKSESIDVGNIPQGKPKTIRFEFTNTSKKPIIIENVAPSCGCTTADYTKTPILPGKKGFVEASYNAAAAGPFMKTVNVTTSDSKTPKTLSFKGTVVAS